One window of Nymphaea colorata isolate Beijing-Zhang1983 chromosome 11, ASM883128v2, whole genome shotgun sequence genomic DNA carries:
- the LOC116263618 gene encoding uncharacterized protein LOC116263618, translated as MVIEQRVILGNDILPDLTAHFRDFYSKPLRFRAPLPDFHLSSLSVSCVISLERPFLHQEIKNAVWTLGFGKASDIDGFPIEFFRTIWEACSADVFTFYDEFAYNSIFLKEFNRATCVLVPKCPNPTDVTHFHLISILGTPYKIIAKLFSLRLAPVLPSVINPFQVAFIKVGHLKAFDSVSWEFLSDVHTRLAFGPSFRQWILSLVTRPSLQSPSMGCMVISCVSVVAFVKTFSTIQYVDDFFLFGTATRQQIVRNWLILRFFELISGLSINSSKCHLSLIHADPATVLLAEACFGCKAVGLPMDYLGLQISLSPPVPSFWDGVEKKLVDRLQCWQRKLLSLPSRIILAKHCLPSVSVHALSVFRPVPVLNRFDRIIRNFIWDDERPLDRFARWDMVVFLRLLGGVEITNFSRACESSLCS; from the exons ATGGTTATCGAGCAAAGGGTTATTCTTGGTAATGACATTCTCCCGGATTTGACTGCTCATTTTCGAGATTTCTACTCTAAGCCTCTTCGCTTTCGTGCTCCGTTGCCAGACTTtcacctctcctccctctctgtctcgtGTGTGATCTCTCTTGAGCGGCCTTTTCTGCATCAAGAGATAAAAAACGCTGTCTGGACCCTTGGTTTTGGTAAGGCGTCCGACATTGATGGTTTCCCTATTGAATTTTTTCGCACTATTTGGGAGGCTTGTAGCGCTGATGTGTTTACGTTTTATGATGAATTTGCCTACAACTCCATCTTTCTTAAAGAATTTAATCGAGCCACCTGCGTCTTGGTGCCTAAGTGTCCTAACCCTACGGACGTCACCCACTTTCATCTGATCTCCATCTTAGGCACACCTTataagattattgctaagttgtTTTCCTTACGGCTTGCGCCTGTTTTGCCTTCTGTCATTAACCCCTTCCAGGTTGCTTTCATCAAGG TTGGACATCTTAAGGCCTTTGATTcagttagttgggagttcctttctgacGTCCATACCCGTCTTGCTTTTGGTCCATCGTTTAGGCAGTGGATCCTTTCGCTTGTTACTAGGCCCAGCTTGCagtctccttcaatgggttgCATGGTGATTTCTTGTGTCTCGGTCGTGGCCTTCGTCAAG ACCTTCTCCACCATTCAATATGTTGACGACTTTTTCCTGTTTGGCACCGCTACTCgccaacagattgtgagaaATTGGCTCATCCTTCGGTTTTTTGAGCTCATATCgggtctttctattaattcttCTAAGTGTCATCTTTCCCTCATCCACGCGGATCCGGCCACGGTACTTCTTgcagaagcttgctttgggtgtaaggctgtTGGTCTACCTATGGACTATTTAGGTCTTCAGATTTCGTTGTCGCCTCCTGTGCCCTCCTTTTGGGATGGAGTGGAGAAGAAGCTTGTTgatcgccttcagtgttggcagAGAAAGCTGCTTTCTCTCCCAAGTCGTATTATTCTTGCTAAACACTGTCTTCCGTCTGTCTCCGTCCATGCTCTGTCAGTCTTTCGACCTGTGCCTGTTCTGAATAGGTTTGACAGAATCATTCGTAATTTCATCTGGGATGATGAGCGGCCTTTGGATCGCTTTGCGCGCTGGGATATGGTTGTCTTTCTGCGTCTTCTTGGAGGTGTTGAGATTACCAACTTTAGTCGGGCTTGTGagtcttctctgtgttcttAG